A segment of the Thermoplasma sp. Kam2015 genome:
TGCCCAGAACGTTACGAAGATGTTGACGTCGATTCCATTGGCAACCGCACCGGATGTTATGACACCTGCGGCCGCTATCTTATCTATTGTTCCGGAGGCCAGAACAATCGACATTGTCTTGGACATAAATATCGTAACGTAATTATTGGAAGATTAATAAAACTTTGTCAATAATTTATAACGATAATCGAAATTAATTATACGTCTAAATTTGAAAGATATACTATTTAATGTGTTATGAATATATACATGAATGTGCAAATTTCGTTAATGTCCAACCTATTTTGAATCTTTGATGCAGCTAACGCACAGACAGAATTCAGAAAATGAATCGACTATTCACGAGGTATTCTGAAACAGAATTTGGCCCTGTGTCAACCTATAAATAGGTATTAAAAATATACCGCTATGCAGAGGGAGAGGATAGCAGAGAGTTCGCTCCGCGTTATTTCTAAGGAAAAAAACTCAATCACTGTTGAGATGATAAATTACGACAACACACTTCTCAGAACATTGATTGAGGAGATTTTGAAGGACGATCAGGTTGATGAAGCACGTTATTATATAAAGCATCCTGTGATCGATAACCCGCAAATATACGTAAGGGTTAAATCTGGCAAGCCTCAGTCCGCAATAAAGAGGGCCGTGCGGAGGCTGTCAAAACTGTACGAGGATCTCGGGACGCAGTTCCAGAAGGAGATCCAGAGATATGAAAGCGATCACATCATAAAAGCAGTCGAATGAGCAGATATCTACTGGAATTCAGCCTGGAAAGGGATAAAGCCAGGCACGTAGAGCTTATATCGATACAGGAGACCTACGGCGATTTTACCATAGATTATGTTGACGATGAGATCGCGGTCATCTCCGGATCATGGGAATCCATCAAAAGATGCGCCTTCGTGAATTCTGCCGGAAGGATCATTTCTGAGGCGGATGATCTCTCATCATGCAGCGTGGATCTTCCCCCAGGCAAATTCTATGTCCGATACAGGGACGTTGATGGAAACGCTCCAATAACGGAAGCGCATATCGGCGACCTGATGGGCGCAAAGGGGAGAGTTTCATTCAAAGATCCTGATTTTGTCCTCCGCGTCGTGCATCACAGGGTATTCTATATAACCATGGTGGTCTATGAACGAGATAAAAAGCAGTTTCTCATACGGAAGGCACCGAAGAGGCCCTTCTTTTCACCGGTATCCATGGATCCAAAATACGCCAGATTCCTCGTCAATACAGCCCACGTAAAGGAGAACGAGATGCTCCTTGACCCATTCTGCGGTACCGGCGGTATCCTGATAGAGGCTGCGCTTATGGGAATCAAGGTCATAGGTAACGATATATCCCTGTCCATGGCTGTTGGAGCAAGAACAAATCTGAAGCATTTCCACATTGAGAGCTTTCAGGTCTACAACATGGATATATCAGAACTGCCAGTATCCGGCGTAGATGGGATCGCGACCGACATGCCATATGGAAGGAACTCCTATGCAAGTGAGGATCTTGAGACCCTGTATGATCGTTCATTCAGGAAATTCCATGAGATGCTGAAACCGCATGGTTATGCAGCATTCGCGGTATCCGACGTCGCTATGATCGAACTTGCCAGGCCGTATTTCAGGATAATCCACGACGTTCCTGTATATCAGCACAGATCCCTGACGAGGCATTTCATAACAGCGATGCGGGACGACTGAAATGGAATTATCGCATATCATCTTTCCTTAAATATACGCAGTGCATTGTCGTCCAGATGAAGGACAAGGAGAGTTCAATAGACTTTTACGCATTCGTGAACATATACCGGGACAGATTCATAGGGTCCTTTGTGAAGAAGGTCTATCAGATAGGCCCGGACGATTTTCTCGTTCAGGTATACAGATCCGACATAAAGAGAATGGATGTGCTCATATCTCTAAAGCACGGCATTTTCTTCAGGACAGCTGAGACCCCGGAGACTGCAACGCAGACGGCCATGGTTCTCCGCAAGTCCATTTCTGACAGGAGGATCGTTGAAATAAGGCAGATAAACTTCGATCGCGTCGTGGAGTTCACCTTCCATACGGGACAAAAGCTCATACTTGAACTCTTCAGGGAAGGCAACCTCATAGCCACGGATGGGGATAAGATAACATTTGTGCTCAGGCCGAGGAAATGGAAGAACAGGGATCTCGAGGTGGGCAGCACATATCTGCCCCCCTCATCCTTTGATCCTTCAACTGCCAGCGCCGACGATATATCCAGAGTTATTTCAGCAAGTTCGGCCAACATTGTCCAGACACTGGCAACTCGCCTGAACCTGGGCGGCGAGCTGGCGGAGGAGATACTGTACCGGGCAGGAATAGACAAGGAGACACCGGCCAGATCTGCCTCCGAAAGATCCGGCGACATCAGGGGCATGCTGGACACGCTTCTGAAGGAGTCTCTTGGCAACAGATCCTATTACTACGAGGATCAGGCGCTGGTTTCGCCTTGCGAGATGAGGCACTTTGGATCTCCCAGCAGGATCTTCGAGGATCTGAACGAGGGGCTTGTGTTTGCACTTGAAAATTCCAAGGGCGAGGAAGAACTCGAAGATCCCATAACGAGGAGGATAAATTCCCAGAAGAAGAGCATAGAGGAGTTCGAAAGGCTATCGAATGAGAAGCAGGAAATCGGCAAAGCCATCATGGCAAGGCTTCAGGAGATAGACAGCGCAATAAGATCTGCAAGATCAGGAAATTATGCCGGAACCATTGATAAGGCAAGAAAACTGATAACTGTGGATCTGGACGGAAGGCAGGTGGATATAGACTATACAGTATCTGCCGGGGAAAATGCAAGCAGATACTTTTCGCAGGCAAAGGAATACAGGAAGAAAATCGAGGGAGCAATGAAGGCTATAGAAGAGGCTGAGAAACAGCGTCTGATTGAGATGCAGAAGGCTGATAAGAAGAAACGGCGGAGGGTGTTCTGGTTTGAAACATACCACTGGTTCATATCAAGCGAGGGTTACCTCGTGATAGCCGGGAGGGATGCCAAGTCCAATGAGAAGATCGTGAAGAAGCATCTTCAGGAAGGCGATATATACGTTCATGCTGATATGTACGGTGCCCCCAGCACCATAATCAAATCCTCGGGAAAGGATCCGCCAGGGGATGCCACCATAAGGGAGGCTGGGGCCTTTGCCGTTTCATTCTCCAGGGCATGGGCTGCAGGAATAGCCTCAGGGACGGCCTACTGGGTCTATCCAAGCCAGGTCAGCAAGACGCCTGAATCTGGAGAATACGTGTCTACCGGATCATGGATAATCAGGGGAAAGAGGAATTACATAACCGATCTGAAGCTAGAGCTGTGCATCGGAATGCGAGATGTAGAGGGAATACAGATACCAATGATAGGGCCGCAGTCAGTCTTCGCTTCAGGCGAGAAATGCGTAAAGATAGTACCCGGAGACCACAAGCGTTCAGAGATTGCAAGGAGGATTGCTGAAATGCTAAGTACAGATAAGGAAGAGATAGAAAAAATACTTCCACCTGGGGGATCTACCATCGTGGAATGAGGTATCTATCACTTTGAAACTATCTAAGTGAGCTACTCCTAAGCTAAAGCATCTGAGCTTCCTTTTATCGAAGAGACCTCTGCCCCTCCGAACATCCCTACAAGCCCGATGTTGCGATCTCCACAGGCATGAGTTCGGATCTCATCGATCCCGCTCAAGCATCGTACACTTGTTTATCTTGGATGATACAAAAGAATGTGGGAAGACAATTTATAAATATATTCGTTGAGGGAAGTCCGTGTATCTCCTGTCCGAAGAAAGAGTTTTACTGCTTTCTCCAAATCCCTAACTTCTCTTTTAATTCTGGCATAACCTATAATAGGAATGCTTCGATCTCATTTCATGGAATTTCGTGATGAGCTGAAGACACTGAAAGACCAGGTTAAATTTGGTGAATCCTTCAAGGTTGACAGTTTCAGCAATATAGTTATAGCTGGAATGGGTGGATCTGGCATAGCTGGAAGGATCTTCTCGGAGATGTATTCCGATAAGCCCGTATTCGTTTCAGATGACTACAGCATCCCAAATTTCGTGGATGAGAATACCGAATTCATAGCCGTAAGCTATTCCGGCAACACGGAAGAAACGCTGAGTGCCGTAGAGGCTGCAATGAAGAAGGGTGCAAAGGTGCATGCCATTACTTCTGGAGGCAAACTTGGTGAAATGGGTATAGATACTATAAAGATACCATCTGGCCTGCAACCCAGATCAGCAGTGGGATACCTAACAATGCCAATAATAAATACATTCATTAAGCCATCTCCAGATGACGTGGATGAGACCTCAAGAATCCTGGCTGATCTTGATGCAAACAACACCGTTCAGGAGAACATTGCAACGGAGATATTTGCCGGAAGGAGGATACCGGTCATCTACGGTGCAAGCCCATTCAGATCCATCGCCTACAGATGGAAGACGCAGTTCAACGAGAATGCCAAGGTGCTTGCATATTCCAGCTACTTCTCAGAGCTGAATCACAACGATACCATGCCAATGAGGGATACCTATCGCAAGGACGAGTTCTACTTCATGGCGTTTGATTCAGAAGACGAGAGGATAAGGAAGCGCATAGAGGTGACGCAGAAGATAACTGGGACTCAGTTCAAGAAGATAGACTTAAAGGGGACGTCATTGTTTGCGAGATCGTTTTATCTCATACATGTGGGCGATTACCTAACGTATCATCTGGCCAGGCTCAGGGGTATCGATCCACGGGATGTATCCGCAATAGAGGATCTAAAGAAGAGGATAGCCTGAACTGGCGTTCAGGCCTCATTTTTCACTGCCTGATTCTGAGGCGAAGGCCATTCCAAAGTATTTCGCTACATAGTAGTACCTTACCTTCATCCTTCTGCCTGTTACCTCCAGCATTCTCTTCAGCATTATCATATTCTGGTAGCTGTCCGGCTTCGCTTCATCAATGACTGCCTGCTGTATCCTGTAAAGTGCTGTGAAATCGCCCGAATCTATGCTTTTTATAACCGTTTCATCATAGTATTCCGCCATATCTGAATATCCGTATGGTCCATCAGGACTGTGCGTATGGGCCTGATCTGCACTTACTATGATGCTTATCTTTCCAGCATATTTCTCGGAAACTGAGATAAGATGCTCGGCAAATGACTCTATTCGTTCCCTGGATAGCAACCTTGGCTCGCCAATGGCCACAATGCGCTTTGGCCTGAAAAAGGTCAGAGGTATTATCGAACCGAAATCCAGAAAGCACGGGTAGTTGCCAGAAAGAGTGATGCAGCGAAGCCTCTGTACAGTCTCGTGCCCAGCCAGCATGTCAACAAGATCAACCGCATTCTCGTATCTCTTTCTCAGAACATGCTTTTTTGTGCGGTAGTATCCAGTTATGATATTGGAATACGTAACGGCTATGTAGCTGTCAAGGACTATTCCGTGAGGGCTTATCACGATGAACGTTTCAGAGTCATCACCCGCCGTGTACCTTGAGATGGCCTCGTGCATGGCCTCATCTTCCCGAGTCTCCATATCGAGTATCTCATCGCCATGCGGTATGACGTAGATTCGATTCAGCATGATTGAGACATACTTACGCATTTAAAAAAGTAACCTGCAACATCGACATAGTTCAGTTTTACTGGAAGAAAATACGCTTCTACTGCAATCTATTAATAGGTATATATGCACTGTATTGTTTCAATTCTTTTTTTGTTTTGATGTTTTTAATATACCTAGAATTGCTTATTATTTTCAATTTTTCTTCGGTTGTATATTCTTTTTCTATTTGAGAATCCATATTTTAATCCACCTTAATTTAAAGGCGATTATATAGTTAATAAGTTTTTGAAACTTTTAATCTTTCCGTTTATTTTTTTATGAAGAATTCTGATCAACTTAATTTAGAACGATAGAGTGCTTCATCGATTATGCCATAATTGATGTATCAGATCGAACATGATTGAGGCGGTGCTATTGAAATTAATAAAGCAAAAATGCCGATCCATATCATCAGATTATCATAAACCACCATATGCTTCAGGGATCAATTATATCATTAAATGAATACATCAGCATGCGCTTAAATATCAAGAATAAATTGATGCGTGTATGAAGCCAAATATAGATTTCAAGAGGCTAAAGGCCTATATCCAGGCCAACGGTTCCTACTCCCTTGTTGTGAAGGGGGATGACGTTGAGGTGCATTTCTCTCCCAATTTTCCTGAGGCAATACCGCATCTGCCGGATAACCTACCGGTGGAGCACATAATGTACGGAAAGATCCAGAACGGCATAGTATACTTCTACA
Coding sequences within it:
- a CDS encoding DsrE/DsrF/DrsH-like family protein, with the protein product MSKTMSIVLASGTIDKIAAAGVITSGAVANGIDVNIFVTFWA
- a CDS encoding DNA-directed RNA polymerase subunit L, which gives rise to MQRERIAESSLRVISKEKNSITVEMINYDNTLLRTLIEEILKDDQVDEARYYIKHPVIDNPQIYVRVKSGKPQSAIKRAVRRLSKLYEDLGTQFQKEIQRYESDHIIKAVE
- a CDS encoding TIGR01177 family methyltransferase; its protein translation is MSRYLLEFSLERDKARHVELISIQETYGDFTIDYVDDEIAVISGSWESIKRCAFVNSAGRIISEADDLSSCSVDLPPGKFYVRYRDVDGNAPITEAHIGDLMGAKGRVSFKDPDFVLRVVHHRVFYITMVVYERDKKQFLIRKAPKRPFFSPVSMDPKYARFLVNTAHVKENEMLLDPFCGTGGILIEAALMGIKVIGNDISLSMAVGARTNLKHFHIESFQVYNMDISELPVSGVDGIATDMPYGRNSYASEDLETLYDRSFRKFHEMLKPHGYAAFAVSDVAMIELARPYFRIIHDVPVYQHRSLTRHFITAMRDD
- the rqcH gene encoding ribosome rescue protein RqcH; this encodes MKDKESSIDFYAFVNIYRDRFIGSFVKKVYQIGPDDFLVQVYRSDIKRMDVLISLKHGIFFRTAETPETATQTAMVLRKSISDRRIVEIRQINFDRVVEFTFHTGQKLILELFREGNLIATDGDKITFVLRPRKWKNRDLEVGSTYLPPSSFDPSTASADDISRVISASSANIVQTLATRLNLGGELAEEILYRAGIDKETPARSASERSGDIRGMLDTLLKESLGNRSYYYEDQALVSPCEMRHFGSPSRIFEDLNEGLVFALENSKGEEELEDPITRRINSQKKSIEEFERLSNEKQEIGKAIMARLQEIDSAIRSARSGNYAGTIDKARKLITVDLDGRQVDIDYTVSAGENASRYFSQAKEYRKKIEGAMKAIEEAEKQRLIEMQKADKKKRRRVFWFETYHWFISSEGYLVIAGRDAKSNEKIVKKHLQEGDIYVHADMYGAPSTIIKSSGKDPPGDATIREAGAFAVSFSRAWAAGIASGTAYWVYPSQVSKTPESGEYVSTGSWIIRGKRNYITDLKLELCIGMRDVEGIQIPMIGPQSVFASGEKCVKIVPGDHKRSEIARRIAEMLSTDKEEIEKILPPGGSTIVE
- a CDS encoding bifunctional phosphoglucose/phosphomannose isomerase, translated to MEFRDELKTLKDQVKFGESFKVDSFSNIVIAGMGGSGIAGRIFSEMYSDKPVFVSDDYSIPNFVDENTEFIAVSYSGNTEETLSAVEAAMKKGAKVHAITSGGKLGEMGIDTIKIPSGLQPRSAVGYLTMPIINTFIKPSPDDVDETSRILADLDANNTVQENIATEIFAGRRIPVIYGASPFRSIAYRWKTQFNENAKVLAYSSYFSELNHNDTMPMRDTYRKDEFYFMAFDSEDERIRKRIEVTQKITGTQFKKIDLKGTSLFARSFYLIHVGDYLTYHLARLRGIDPRDVSAIEDLKKRIA